In Myxococcales bacterium, the DNA window CCTCGTGGGTCGCGCCCGCGCTCCTCTTGCTCGGCGTCGTCCCGACGATCGCCGGCGCCCATCGCCTCGCCATGCTGGCGTCCGTCGTGGCGCCGAGCGAGGGCTCGGCGCGGTTCTTCGCCGCCGCCCCCATGATCGCGACGCACATCGTGAGCGCGTGCACGTTCGCGCTCGTGGGGGCGTTCCAGCTCGCCCCGTCCGTCCGCGCGCGGCACCCGAAGGCCCACGCGCTCGCGGGCTACGTGGCGGCGCCGATGGGCCTCGTGTCGGCGCTGTCGGGGCTCGCGCTGACGCTCACGTTCGCGCCGGGGCCGCACGACGGCGCGGCGCTCTTCGCGATGCGGCTGGTCGTCGGCGTGGCGATGGTGGTGGAGCTCGCGCTCGGCCTCTTCGCGCTCCGCCGGCGGCGGTACCTCGCGCATGGGGCCTGGATGCTTCGAGCGTACGCTCTCGGGCTCGGCGCGGGCACGCAGGTCCTCACGCACCTCCCGCTCTTGGTCGCCAAGGTGGAGATCACCGTGGGGAGCCGCGCGGTCGCCATGGGCGCCGGTTGGCTCGTGAACGCCCTCGTCGCCGAGTGGGTCGTTCGCACGCGACGGAGCGCCCCCACGCGAGCCTCGGCCCTCGAGACCAGGAGGGCTCCCCTCGGGGAGACATGAACGCAGGGACGCGAAACGGCCGCACCCGAGCAGGCACGGCCGTTCGCGTCGAGAGGCGTGTGCCCCGTGGCTACTTCTTGAACACGACGACGCGGGCGTCCTTCACCGTGCCGGCCGCCCAGAACTTGCGGTCGTCGCGGGCCTTCCACGTGGTGACGAAGGAGAGGTCCACGGTCTTCCCGTCGTACTTGGTGATCTTCACGATGCGGGCGTTGTCGCCGTTGTAGCTCGTGGTCTGGCGATGGCACTCGGCGGTCGTGCCCTTCTGCGGCACCTGGAAGTAGCCGCGGTTGTTGCCCATTTTGTCTTCGTAGGTGGACCCGGCCTTGGGCTCGCCCTTCATGGAGAGCGAGGGCCCGAGCAGCACGCCGTCGTTCGTTCGGAGCGACCACTCGCCGGACTTCTCCGTGTACCAGAGCTCCACCTTGGGGAGCTCGAAGGTCTTGCCGCCGACGTTGGCGTAGGCCTTGTCCTTCGGGGCCATCGCGAGCGTGGGCTTTTCGGTCCAGGTGAACGCGACCTCCGAGTACTTGAAGTCGGGTGCCTTGTTGTTCGCGGGGCACGCGTTGGGGTCCTCGGGTGCTGCCGAGGCCGAGGGCGCCGCCGCAGCGCTCGCGGAAGCCTTGGGAGCCGCCGACGCTGCCGCCGAGGCGCTGGCTGCCGCCCCCGCGCCGTCCTCGTCCTTCTTCTTGCAGGCGACGCTGGAAACGACGAGCACGACCGACAGACACGAAACGACCGAAGAAAGACGCATCGATGACCTCCGAGCACGCAAGGGTACCGAGGTCTCCACGGCGAGGCGAAGAAATGCGCTCCGAGGCCGGTGTCGATGCGTCCACACACTCTCTCCCGAGGCGCTCGTAGCCGTCGCTCGCTCTCCGTAGGCCATTTGGCCTATGCGTGGCGCCGGCCTGCTACAAACCTGGTGTGCGCGGATATCCCACGAAGCCCTCCGGGGGTGCGACCGTGAACCGACGTGGGCGTGCGTCGTTCGTCGCTACGGTCGGTGCGAAGACCGTGCGGGCCGCGCTCGTGGCGGCCGAGCGCGCCGGGCTCGACGTGCCTCGTCTCGCGGCGGACGTAGGTGTCGAGCTCGCACGCCTCGCCGATCCCGACGCGCGCGTCCCCCACGACTCGTGGGTCGCTCTCTTCCGTCACCTCGAGGACCGCACGGGTGATCCGGGGATCGGCCTTCACCTCGTCGGGGCGCTCCCGTTCGGCCACTTCGATGCCGTCGACTACCTGGTGGCCTCGAGCGCGACCGCCGAAGAGGGGCTCGCGAGGCTCGTCCGGGCATTTCCGATCGTGAGCACCGCCGCCGAGCACACCGTGCGTCGGGTCGGCGCGGAGCTTCGAGTGGCGCGCACGTCACGTCCTGGCGTCGCGACGACGCGCGCGGGGACGGAGCTCGCCATCGGGGGCATGGTGCGCCGCCTCGCCGAGCTCTCGGGAGGTGCGTTCGTGCCCGAGCGGATCGAGCTCGCCCATCCTCCCTCCGTCTCTCCCGAGACGTACGCGCGCGTGCTCCTTTGCCCCGTGCTCTCCGAACGCGAAGCCCACGTGGTCGTGTACCGCGCGTCGTCGGGCTCGGTGCCCATGCGGGACGCCGCGCCGACTTTGTCCCTCGCGCTCGACGCCCACGTCGAGGCGCTCCTCGCGCGGCTCGGGGAAGGCCCCCCGGGGACTACGGAAATCGTGCGTCGCGCCGTGGCGCGCGATCTCTCCGCGGGCCCGCCACCCCTTGCCCGTGTCGCGAAGGCGCTCGCGATGGCACCGCGGACCCTCCAGCGAAGGCTCGAGGCCGAGGGTACGGACTACCGCTCGGTCGTCGACACGACCCGCGAGGAGGCCGCACGCGCCTATCTCGCCGACGGTCGCTATGCGGCGGGCGAGGTCGCGTACCTCGTGGGCTTCTCGGACCCGAGCGCCTTCCAGAAGGCCTTTGCACGATGGACCGGGAAGAGCCCCGGAGCCTACCGCGCGGCCCTCACGGCTTCGGCGCAGCGCGACGCGCGAGCCCCACGGCGACCGCCGACAGCACGTTGACGAGACCGAACCCGAGCACACCCACGTTGACCCCGAGCATGCGTCGTTCCGTGCCGTCGGTGTGGAGCATCGATCCTCCGTACGCGTCGCGCGTGAGATAGGCCACGAAGAAGCCGCCGGTCACGATGGCGGCGATCGCGACGGCCCGGCCTGCGCGACGTGTCCTCCACACCGACGCGACCGCGACCGCCGCGAGCGTCGAGTTGGTGGCGAGCTGCCACGCCTCGTGGAGCCGCGCGTGCGAGGGCCACGCGGGGTTCAAGAGGTGCGTCGTGTCGAGCTCGAGGATCGGCACGGCGAGGCCGTAGATGGCAGCGCCGAGCGTGAGGGCCACGCACGCGGCCCAAGGGAGACGTGGTTCGTCCATGCCCGAGGGGTAACGCGCCCCTCGCCGCCCTCCGAGGTCGCGCGGCGCCATCGTCGTGTCCGGCGGCGCCAATCGCCCGGTCGCGACGACTGTGGCGACGGAGGGAGCGGCGGTGGTAGAGCGGCCCCATGGTCGACGCGACGAAGCAGAGCTCTCTCCTCGGCGGAATGTCCACCGCGCGGTTCTTGCGCGAACACTGGCAGAAGAAGCCTCTGCTCGTGCGCGGCGCCTTCCCGGGGTTCGTGGATCCGATCGACCCCGACGAGCTCGCAGGCCTCGCGTGCGAGGACGGGGTCGAGTCCCGCATCGTGCGCGAGAAGGGCGGCGCGTACCCCTGGCAGGTCACCTGGGGGCCCCAGGAAGAGTCGATCTTCGCCGGGCTCCCGAGGCGCGGATGGACCCTCCTCGTCCAAGAGATCAACCGCTGGGTCCCCGAGGCCGCGCTCCTCCTCGAGCCGTTCTCCTTCCTCCCGAGCGTGCGCGTGGACGACGTGATGACGAGCTTCGCCGCGCCGGGCGGCAGCGTAGGCCCGCACGTCGACAGCTACGACGTGTTCCTCATCCAGGGCCGCGGAAAACGGCGCTGGAAGTACCACACGAAGCCCACGAAGGACCGGCGCATCCTTCCCGACCTCGACCTCCGCATCCTCCAAGAGTTCGACGCGCAGGCCGACGAGGTGCTCGAGCCCGGCGACATGCTGTACCTGCCGCCCAACTTCGCGCACCACGGTGTCGCGGTCACGCCGTGCCTCACGTACTCGATCGGGTTCCGATCGCCGTGCATGGGCGAGGTGTGGTCGTCGTTCGCCGCGGCGTCCGCGAGGCAGAGCCCGGCGTCGTCGACCTTGCTCGTGGACCCGCCCTTTTCGCCTGCGTCGAACCCGGGCGCCATCCCCGAGGAGCTGCTCTCCCGCATTCGTGCCATGGTGCGCTCGCTCGACACGTCGGACGAGGCCATCGATCGGTGGTTCGCGTCGTTCGCGACGCGCCTCAAGCCCGGACACGAGCTCGAGCCGCCGCGGCGCGCTCCCGAAGAGAAGGCGCTCTTCCGCAAGCTCGAACGGGGCGCCGTGCTCGCGCGCTCCGAGGAGGCCCGCTGGGCGTTCTTGCCCGGCACGAAGGGGGCGCTCCGCCTCTACGTGGGCGGGGTGGAGCTCGTCGTGCCGCCCCGCGCGACGGCGCTCGCGAAGGCCCTGTGCTCGAAGCGACGCCACGCGGGCCCCGAGCTCGTGGCCGCGACGAAGGACCCCGCCGCGCGCGCGCTGCTCGTGCGCCTCGTCGCGATGGGCGCTTTGTTTCTTCTCCCGTAAATACTGGAAACGTCCGAGGATTTCGGTGGCGGCCGGATCGTCACCGCGTAGGCGCGGCCTTGCAAGTCGTGACCGCGGGCACGAGCGGCGAGGGGACCTCTCCGCACTCGCAGGGCAGGTACACGCTCCCGACGTACGCGCGGAGGTCGCGCTTGCCGACGAGCTCGTCACCCTTCGGGCCCACGGTGAGCGTGAGCCTCCGCGGGGTGAACGTCACGCCGATCGCGCCGTACGCGTGCGTGCCCGAGAACGACGGGTGGTCGAACGCCCCGAGCAGCGCGAAGAGCCCCTCCTCGCGCAGCGAGACGCGCGACGGAGAGCGAAGGCCCTTGGCGAGCGGCAAGAGCGGCTCGAGCTGCGGCACGTCGCCCTTCGTCGGCAGTCGCCCGAGGCGCTCGAGCGAAGGCTCGACGAAGTAGTGGATCCCCGGTCGCCCGTAGAGCCTGAAGAAGTAGGGGATGTCGCCGCGCGCGAGCTGCTCGGCCTCCGCGTCGAGCAAGGGCGGCCACACCGGCGCCGAGCGGGCGCGCACGTAGTCGCCCGTGCCGCGGAGGAGGACGCGGATGGGCGCCTCGGAGAGCCCCGGCACGTTCGTGAGCACGTCTGCGACGCGGCGTCCGTGGCGCTCGAGCGTCCTGAGCATGCCGAGGTACGCGTCGACCATGGCCACGAGGTCGGTGACGTCGACGGGCTTGCCGAGGAACGGGAGCACCCGTCGCACCCCACACGCGTGTCGGTTCACGGCGCCGTACTCCGGGTCGGCCTCGGGCAAGAGCTTCGTCGCCGTAGGGAGCGCGAGGTCGTCGAACACGATCTCGACGTCGAGCGGTGCGAACACGATGCGCCCGCGATCGTCGAGCCCGAGCGCCATGTTCTCCCAGTGGAGGTCCGAGAGCCCGAGCCAGGCGAAGAGCGCGGTCGCGCGCCCCACCACGATCGCGAGCTCCCTCTTTCGGGTGGGAGAGAGCGACCCGAGCGGCGCGAGCGCGAGCCTCTCGACGGTGCCACCCTCGCGCGAGGTGGGCGTGGAGAAGCGGAGCTCGGGCAGGAACGTGAAGGCCTCGGGCTCGCCGAGCTCGTCTTTGGCGATCGTAGCGAGGAGGGTGCGGAGCGGGCTGCCTTCGCCCAGCACGAGCCACTCCCAGAGGAGCGTGCGTGGCTTGTGGACCTCGGTCTCCCGGATCGTCACGTGGCGGCCGAAGTTGTGGGAGTCTCCCGCGTGAGCGGGAGGAGCGGGCGCTCGCGGTGGGCTCGGCTTCCGAGGACGCGTGACCATCGACCCACCATATCCCACCTCCGGGTCGACCCGCGCTGCGCGGGCGCTCGACGGCCCCGCGTCCCACCGTACCGCCCGCGCTCCTGGGGCAAGGTGTGTCAGCGAGCCGCGAAGGCGCCCCATTTGTGCGGGGATTCGTCCGGCACCGAGCGCCCACGATCGGGGTTTGCGTGGAGTCCGTTCCTTGGGTACGCAAGGTCCGTGCTCTCGACTCGCTCGCTCGTGTCCGTCTGGCTGCCGATGCTCGCCGCGTGCGCTACGCCTCCCCCCGCGTTGCCGCCTCCGCTCGTCCCCGCGAGCACCACGCCCCCGCCCACCGTCCCGCCGCCGCCGCCCGCGCCGGCGACCTCGGGCGAGCCTGCGCGAGTGGCCGTCCCGATCGACGTGCCCTCCTCGGCGTGCACCATCGACGTCGCCGCGGCGAGCGGCTCGAACGCCGCGTTCGGCATCGCGCACGTTTACGTCGGGGCTGCCCGCATCGCTCACCCTCGCACCCTCGGGGCTCTTCGCCGCGTCCGGCTCGTGTTCCGAGAGGAGAAGCCGGGGGTCGTTTTCGTCGCCATCGACGGGGACGTGGTGTCGATCGTGGGCGGGGTCCCCCTGCAGGTGGGCACGACCGACGACCTCGTCCTCTATCCGCGTACGCGGGTCTTGCGGGATGGCTGGCTCGACTACGATCGCCTCTCGATCGCTCGGATCGGGAAGAGCACCCTCGGGCCGACGACCGAGCTCGATCCCAGCGTCGTGCCCGCCTCGACGACGACGTTCGACGTGCCCTGCACCGAGCTCACCCCGTTCGACGGGTCGAGACCCGAGCCCGCCTTCACCCACGAGCTGCGCGGCAAAACGATCGCGCTCGAGGACCAGCAAGGAAAGAAGCTCGCGACGGTCGAGGCCGAGACGCCGATCCCGCCCGCGCCCGGACAGGCGAAGGGACGGACGGAGGGGAAGCCCGTCGCCGTGCTCGCGCAAAAAGGCCAACGCACGAAGATCCGGTTCGAGGCGGGGCGCTGGCTCCACGCCGAGGGGTGGGTAGCGTCGCGCTCGGTGAAGGCAGCGTCCTGGGGTGGCCTAGGCTATGGCACGGGCACCGGGCGCATGCCCAAGCTCGACGAGCTCACGTGCGAACGCGACGTGCCCCTCTGGGCCGACGTGCAGGGCACCACGTTCGCCGTGGGCACGCTCCACGCGCACCGCACGGTGTCAGGCAAGCTGGACGACAAGAACGACTTCCGCGTCGATCTCGGGTCCGGTGCGCGCGTCTTCGGCTCCGCTCAGCCCAAGAAGGGTGATCCGGTCGACCCGTACGTGCCGCGCCACGAGCTCTCGGCGTGCAGCGACCCGCATGCCCCCAAAACCGAGCCGGCGCACGAGTGAGGCCGCAGCGCACGTACGAGGGGCGTCGCGACCCGCGGTTCGTCGCCGTTCACCGCGGCGGTCGGCTCGACGACACCACCCACCGTCACCTGGCCGCGTGGGCGGCGGCGTGCGCCGAGCGTGTGCTCCCGCTCTTCGCGTCGCGGTGCCCGGGGGACGACCGTCCCGCCCACGCGGTCTCCGTCGCGAAGGCGTGGTCGCGTCACGAATCCTCGGTGGGAGAAGCTCGAAAGGCCGCGGTCGCAGCTCACGCGGCAGCCAGGGCCACGACGGACCCGGTCGCCCGAGAGGTCGCTCGCGCGTGTGGTCACGCGGCCGCGACGGCGCACATGGCCGACCACGAGCTCGGCGCCGCGTACTACGCCATCCGCGCCGTGGGTCTCTCGTCGGCGCCCGCCGAGGCCGACGCCGCGTGCGCGCGCGAGCGCCGTGCCCAACGTGAAGTGCTCCCCGAGCCGATTCGCGCGCTCGTCCTCTCGGATCAGGCGCTCCGTCGCGCCAAGTTCAAATCGGCATTCGAGGAGTGAAGGCGCGAGGTGGCCGACGTCGACTCCCCGTCCTTCGCCCGGCGACCTTTCGGGTACACTTCGGGCATGCGCGCGGTCTCCGAGTCGAAGAGGGTGGGACGTCGTTCGGTCGTGACCTTCGTCGTGGGGGTAGTGGGATGTGGGCGTGCGGTCACCGCGACGGCGCCGACCGAGCCACCGATGGCCTCGGGCGACGCGGGCGCCGCACCCGGAGCACCGTCGCAGCCCTCGGCGGCGAGCGCCCCTCGTCTCGAGCTCGCGTGGCACGATCTCAGCGTGTTTCATGGTGACGGCGAGCGGATCGCGTTCCGGTCCGATGGATATGCCCTCTACGAGCGAATGCGCCGAGACGGCCTCCTCCGGTGGGAGGGCCCGGTGGACGCCGAGGTCGCGACCAGAATGCGCGCGGTCGCCGCCCGCTTCGCCGCCGAGCGCGTGGAGGTCCCGTCGCGCATGGGCATCCCCGACGAGGTGAGAGCGACTGCCCATTTTCGCGATGGGCGTGGGGCGCTCGGCGAGGTGGGCCTATGGGCCGACGACATCGGACGACTCCCACCCGGGCACGCGATCCACGACCTGCGCGACCTCGTTCGTGTCGCCGCCGCGGCCCTCACGAAGGGGCGACCAGGCGCGCCCATGAGCCCCGAAGACGCCGGTGCCCGCTGGCCCAAGGTCTTCGCGAGCTGAGCGCACGCGAGGGATGCGCAAGCTCGGGCTTCGGGCCCGCTCGGCTCACTTCGTGACCATGGCGATTCCGACCTCCGTCCCGAAGTAGACCGTGGTGTCGTCGAGCGCCAGGGAAGGCCCCGAGAGGGCGAGCTTGTCTTCGGCGACTCTGGTGATCTCCCCGGACCGCAACGACAAGCGCAGGAGCCGCTCGCCGACGAACGTGTAGAGGCCCGCGGCGTCGATCGCCCAAGAGTTGCCTTTGGGGATGTTCCCGAGCACGGTGGGCTCGCTCCCACCCCGCGCTATGCGCCATGCGCCCTCCCGCCCCGCGAAATACAAGTAGTTGCAGTCGGCTGCGACGAGCGATCCGGAGGGCAATTCGAGCCGCTCGACGGCGCCACCTTTCGTCGACACGCGTTCGAACACGGTGTCAGAGGAGGTGCTGTACGGGCTGTACGGTGTTGGCCATACGACGTGCCCGACGGCGAGGCGCGCTTCGGGAGACACCCGGTCGGCCAACACGGTTCGTTCGGCATCGTTCGTTTTGGAGACCTTCTCGAGTCGGTAGGTATCGTCGCCTCGGACGACGAGGTAGAAGTGTGTCGTGTCGTGACCGACGTACTCGCCGTTCTCGGGATAAGGGTAGAAAACCGTCGGATCGGCCTTCTTGCGTCGTCCTCCATCGACGTGGAGCCACGGCCCGTCCGAGACGAGCGAGCCCGGTGTCACCCCGTCCACGAGGAGTCGCGGTTGCCCGCCCCGCTTGTCGACGGCCCAGAGGCCGTATTGCCGGGTGCCGCGGGAGAAAAAATAGAGCTCCGTCGCGTCGACGGCCAAAGCACCGCTGACGGTCCCCTTGAACAGATACCCAGCCCACGTGGGGGTGCGGTCCTCAGCCGCCGGGATTCCGTCCGTGCACGTCGGTTTCGGGATGCCGGTGCCGGCGTCCGCCGCGACGCCCTCGGCCGTCCCGCAGCCGAGGTTGGCGCCAATGAGCACCCCTGCCGCAAGGCTAAGTACTGCCCTTCGAGAGGCCATGCGGCTCAGGATACCCCCGGAGACGAGCGCTTCCAATGGTGACTTGTGGGTTCTTACGATCTGCTCGAACATTCATCGTGTGCTGCTAGGCTACGTCGATGCCTTTCGACGCGATGAGCCCCGAGGCCGAGATCACCGCGGTAAGAACCCACTTTCGTGCCGTCTTGCAGTTTCTCCGCGCGAAGCGACCGAGGGGCCTCGACCCGGCCCAGCGCGAGGTACGTCGCCTCCTCTTGGACGAGCTCGAGGCCTACGCCGCGCGGGGGGTGTTCCCCCAAAACCGCCACTTCCCTGGGGAACGGCGCCCGATCTTCATCGACGTCGACGGGAGGCACTGCGCGGTCGCGCACCTCATGGACCTCTCGGGAGAGTCGGCGCTCGCACGTTCGATCGCGGAGCGCGCGAACTTCG includes these proteins:
- a CDS encoding DUF2306 domain-containing protein; translation: MSPSRHASSGTTSWVAPALLLLGVVPTIAGAHRLAMLASVVAPSEGSARFFAAAPMIATHIVSACTFALVGAFQLAPSVRARHPKAHALAGYVAAPMGLVSALSGLALTLTFAPGPHDGAALFAMRLVVGVAMVVELALGLFALRRRRYLAHGAWMLRAYALGLGAGTQVLTHLPLLVAKVEITVGSRAVAMGAGWLVNALVAEWVVRTRRSAPTRASALETRRAPLGET
- a CDS encoding AraC family transcriptional regulator, whose translation is MRGYPTKPSGGATVNRRGRASFVATVGAKTVRAALVAAERAGLDVPRLAADVGVELARLADPDARVPHDSWVALFRHLEDRTGDPGIGLHLVGALPFGHFDAVDYLVASSATAEEGLARLVRAFPIVSTAAEHTVRRVGAELRVARTSRPGVATTRAGTELAIGGMVRRLAELSGGAFVPERIELAHPPSVSPETYARVLLCPVLSEREAHVVVYRASSGSVPMRDAAPTLSLALDAHVEALLARLGEGPPGTTEIVRRAVARDLSAGPPPLARVAKALAMAPRTLQRRLEAEGTDYRSVVDTTREEAARAYLADGRYAAGEVAYLVGFSDPSAFQKAFARWTGKSPGAYRAALTASAQRDARAPRRPPTAR
- a CDS encoding cupin domain-containing protein; its protein translation is MVDATKQSSLLGGMSTARFLREHWQKKPLLVRGAFPGFVDPIDPDELAGLACEDGVESRIVREKGGAYPWQVTWGPQEESIFAGLPRRGWTLLVQEINRWVPEAALLLEPFSFLPSVRVDDVMTSFAAPGGSVGPHVDSYDVFLIQGRGKRRWKYHTKPTKDRRILPDLDLRILQEFDAQADEVLEPGDMLYLPPNFAHHGVAVTPCLTYSIGFRSPCMGEVWSSFAAASARQSPASSTLLVDPPFSPASNPGAIPEELLSRIRAMVRSLDTSDEAIDRWFASFATRLKPGHELEPPRRAPEEKALFRKLERGAVLARSEEARWAFLPGTKGALRLYVGGVELVVPPRATALAKALCSKRRHAGPELVAATKDPAARALLVRLVAMGALFLLP